A section of the Salmo trutta chromosome 4, fSalTru1.1, whole genome shotgun sequence genome encodes:
- the LOC115191671 gene encoding uncharacterized protein LOC115191671 isoform X2: MDNEKEIGTGMDNEKEIGTGMDNEETVQALNPCRSSDRIQMAGLRKTTVEEQQDEEEASGADTEDDPTGHDDYTPLLPMSSQRPSQPVKPKTTSSLVKLTEDEVHHSIVPVNSLLSLTRCTTCCKLFHCPLCLSFKPTKRSRLQRHVDVHLKNAVSFKVIPPSLGNFPIVGQILNKQEANYHWLEDGAVFEGLASPETETERREPSQPAGQITDTVPWPVWLIKQEEMADDDLESEGYGEWIPETHKANQNIRGESDEDERSPASGGSKELGLDDFKREQSPLLVSAEDTATPMKTKYETRMLKRTGKPRFRCDICGEKFQRQSGLTRHQRHKHNTVKTYSCTVCGKGFTYIKSLNTHELMHSDLSIRSTITLDEAKARKRGLTDEPTDRNAAGDMISAILHSKPGGEKVFREYRNTKGLTDSTRRLMVNIIVADMMENHGIPPSSVRTNYALGIVTLFPYLNDPDSEHGYEQYYDAASGSGYLTWRIKTVGRNKSCKIKRRTKSTYQNGPKAQPSSPSAVEELLGDECKDTAKFLLHDEQVSMSEVSICSVGSDSSGSALTLEKTKARKRRLTDEPTDRNAARDMISAILHSKPGGEKVFREYRKTKGLTDSTRRLMVNIIVADMMESHGRIPPSSVRTNYALGIVTLFPYLNDPDSEHGYEKYYDAASGSGYLTWRIKTVGRNTSCKTKKRTKPTYQNGPMAQRSCPSAVEQLSGDECREAISVLQHTTTNESLVREKMMATFQYRQEVVHDPEKSSTVLDVFPRFLDTTGLINQDFTRLFGEVVSGTFMAKWPTFFKPRVIADCKTLPFSEPVEDLLSSAQQESNDYGWESDLAAILLLLHLLPPTSKGPKTAKIRTSQAADHLVRFMKVGTSMVTFLETVRYEQQPFLLCVGERKNSIQKFYIVVDQKTIPCKAKTSVAAFDELFKAHYVFSVSYHEALCNFYTFIQTTVYGIDVGKAKESSRVKEIRVRLLNKDQGSGAAAAQGSGAPTLFSI, from the exons atggataatgagaaggagattggcacagggatggataatgagaaggagattggcacagggatggataatgaggaGACTGTGCAAGCATTGAACCCTTGCCGTTCTTCTGATCGTATACAAATGGCAG GTTTGAGAAAGACCACTGTTGAGGAACAGCAGGATGAAGAAGAGGCCAGCGGTGCTGATACGGAAGATGATCCCACAGGTCATGATGATTACACTCCACTGTTACCGATGTCATCGCAAAGACCATCACAGCCTGTTAAACCAAAGACCACATCCTCTCTGGTTAAGCTTACGGAAGATGAG GTGCACCATTCGATTGTTCCTGTCAATTCTCTGCTATCACTCACAAGATGCACAACCTGCTGCAAATTGTTCCACTGTCCACTTTGTCTCAGCTTTAAACCAACCAAACGCTCAAGATTACAGCGCCATGTTGATGTGCACCTGAAAAATGCAGTGTCTTTCAAAG TTAtcccaccaagtttgggaaactTTCCAATCGTGGGGCAAATCCTCAATAAACAAGAGGCCAACTATCATTGGCTAGAAGACGGTGCTGTTTTTGAAGGCCTAGCATCACCGGAGACGGAGACGGAGAGACGAGAGCCATCACAGCCCGCTGGTCAGATTACAGACACG GTACCATGGCCAGTATGGCTCATCAAACAGGAGGAAATGGCTGATGATGATCTGGAATCGGAAG GTTACGGCGAGTGGATTCCAGAGACTCACAAGGCCAACCAGAATATCAGGGGAGAAAGTGATGAGGACGAGAGAAGTCCGGCCTCTGGGGGATCCAAAGAACTTGGACTCGACGACTTCAAGAGAGAACAGAGTCCGTTGCTGGTGTCAGCTGAGGATACTGCGACACCCATGAAGACAAAGTATGAAACACGCATGTTAAAACGCACTGGGAAGCCACGTTTTCGCTGCGATATCTGCGGTGAGAAATTCCAGCGTCAGAGCGGCTTGACCAGGCACCAGCGGCACAAACACAACACCGTGAAAACCTACAGTTGCACTGTGTGTGGGAAAGGGTTCACCTACATCAAATCCCTCAACACGCATGAGCTCATGCACTCTGACCTCTCTATCCGTTCAACTATAACTCTGGATGAAGCCAAGGCAAGGAAAAGAGGTCTGACTGATGAACCCACAGACAGAAATGCAGCAGGAGAT ATGATCAGTGCCATCCTTCACTCAAAGCCAGGTGGAGAAAAGGTATTCCGGGAGTATAGGAACACCAAAGGTCTTACAGATAGCACACGGAGACTGATGGTGAACATTATTGTGGCCGACATGATGGAAAATCATGG GATCCCCCCATCAAGTGTCCGCACCAACTACGCCCTGGGGATTGTGACTTTATTCCCCTACTTGAATGATCCAGATTCAGAGCATGGTTAT gaacaatattacgaCGCAGCTAGTGGTTCAGGTTATCTGACCTGGAGAATAAAGACAGTGGGGCGCAACAAATCATGTAAGATCAAGAGGAGAACCAAGTCCACCTACCAAAATGGTCCCAAGGCTCAACCCAGTTCCCCTTCAGCTGTTGAGGAACTGTTAGGTGATGAATGCAAAGACACAGCTAAGTTCCTCCTGCACG ACGAGCAAGTGTCCATGTCTGAGGTCTCTATCTGCTCAGTTGGGTCTGATTCCTCTGGATCAGCTTTAACTCTGGAGAAAACGAAGGCAAGAAAAAGACGTCTGACTGATGAACCTACAGACAGAAATGCAGCCAGAGAT ATGATCAGTGCCATCCTTCACTCAAAGCCAGGTGGCGAAAAGGTATTCCGGGAGTATAGGAAAACCAAAGGTCTTACGGATAGCACACGGAGGCTGATGGTCAACATTATTGTGGCCGACATGATGGAAAGTCATGG GAGGATCCCCCCATCAAGTGTCCGCACCAACTACGCCCTGGGGATTGTGACTTTATTCCCCTACTTGAATGATCCAGATTCAGAGCATGGTTAT GAAAAATATTACGATGCAGCTAGTGGGTCTGGTTACCTGACCTGGAGAATAAAGACAGTGGGGCGCAACACGTCATGTAAGACCAAGAAGAGAACCAAGCCCACCTATCAAAATGGTCCCATGGCTCAGCGAAGTTGCCCTTCAGCTGTTGAGCAACTGTCGGGGGATGAATGCAGAGAGGCGATATCTGTGCTTCAGCATACAACAACTAATGAGTCACTGGTTCGAGAGAAGATGATGGCGACGTTCCAATACAGGCAGGAGGTGGTTCATGATCCGGAGAAGTCCTCAACTGTCCTAGATGTCTTCCCCAGATTCCTTGACACTACAGGCTTG ATCAACCAAGATTTCACCAGACTTTTCGGAGAGGTGGTGTCTGGGACATTTATGGCGAAGTGGCCAACATTTTTCAAACCCAGGGTCATCGCAGATTGCAAAACCCTTCCCTTCAGCGAACCTGTGGAAGACCTCCTCTCATCTGCGCAGCAGGAATCCAATGATTATG GATGGGAGAGTGacttggcagccattttgttgcttctGCATCTCCTACCCCCGACCTCAAAGGGCCCGAAGACCGCAAAGATCCGTACCTCTCAAGCTGCTGACCATCTGGTTAGATTTATGAAG GTAGGGACAAGTATGGTGACCTTCCTTGAGACAGTTAGATATGAGCAGCAGCCCTTCCTCCTCTGTGTCGGTGAAAGGAAGAACAGCATTCAGAAGTTTTACATCGTCGTTGACCAGAAGACCATCCCATGCAAGGCCAAAACATCAGTGGCAGCTTTTGATGAGCTCTTTAAGGCACACTATGTCTTCAGTGTGTCCTACCATGAAGCGTTGTGTAACTTCTACACATTCATCCAGACCACTGTGTACGGTATCGACGTGGGGAAGGCAAAGGAGTCCTCAAGAGTCAAGGAGATTAGAGTAAGGCTGCTTAACAAAGACCAGGGGAGTGGTGCCGCCGCAGCGCAAGGGAGCGGCGCTCCCACCCTTTTTTCAATTTGA
- the LOC115191671 gene encoding uncharacterized protein LOC115191671 isoform X1, with protein sequence MDNEKEIGTGMDNEKEIGTGMDNEETVQALNPCRSSDRIQMAGLRKTTVEEQQDEEEASGADTEDDPTGHDDYTPLLPMSSQRPSQPVKPKTTSSLVKLTEDEVHHSIVPVNSLLSLTRCTTCCKLFHCPLCLSFKPTKRSRLQRHVDVHLKNAVSFKVIPPSLGNFPIVGQILNKQEANYHWLEDGAVFEGLASPETETERREPSQPAGQITDTVPWPVWLIKQEEMADDDLESEGYGEWIPETHKANQNIRGESDEDERSPASGGSKELGLDDFKREQSPLLVSAEDTATPMKTKYETRMLKRTGKPRFRCDICGEKFQRQSGLTRHQRHKHNTVKTYSCTVCGKGFTYIKSLNTHELMHSDLSIRSTITLDEAKARKRGLTDEPTDRNAAGDMISAILHSKPGGEKVFREYRNTKGLTDSTRRLMVNIIVADMMENHGRIPPSSVRTNYALGIVTLFPYLNDPDSEHGYEQYYDAASGSGYLTWRIKTVGRNKSCKIKRRTKSTYQNGPKAQPSSPSAVEELLGDECKDTAKFLLHDEQVSMSEVSICSVGSDSSGSALTLEKTKARKRRLTDEPTDRNAARDMISAILHSKPGGEKVFREYRKTKGLTDSTRRLMVNIIVADMMESHGRIPPSSVRTNYALGIVTLFPYLNDPDSEHGYEKYYDAASGSGYLTWRIKTVGRNTSCKTKKRTKPTYQNGPMAQRSCPSAVEQLSGDECREAISVLQHTTTNESLVREKMMATFQYRQEVVHDPEKSSTVLDVFPRFLDTTGLINQDFTRLFGEVVSGTFMAKWPTFFKPRVIADCKTLPFSEPVEDLLSSAQQESNDYGWESDLAAILLLLHLLPPTSKGPKTAKIRTSQAADHLVRFMKVGTSMVTFLETVRYEQQPFLLCVGERKNSIQKFYIVVDQKTIPCKAKTSVAAFDELFKAHYVFSVSYHEALCNFYTFIQTTVYGIDVGKAKESSRVKEIRVRLLNKDQGSGAAAAQGSGAPTLFSI encoded by the exons atggataatgagaaggagattggcacagggatggataatgagaaggagattggcacagggatggataatgaggaGACTGTGCAAGCATTGAACCCTTGCCGTTCTTCTGATCGTATACAAATGGCAG GTTTGAGAAAGACCACTGTTGAGGAACAGCAGGATGAAGAAGAGGCCAGCGGTGCTGATACGGAAGATGATCCCACAGGTCATGATGATTACACTCCACTGTTACCGATGTCATCGCAAAGACCATCACAGCCTGTTAAACCAAAGACCACATCCTCTCTGGTTAAGCTTACGGAAGATGAG GTGCACCATTCGATTGTTCCTGTCAATTCTCTGCTATCACTCACAAGATGCACAACCTGCTGCAAATTGTTCCACTGTCCACTTTGTCTCAGCTTTAAACCAACCAAACGCTCAAGATTACAGCGCCATGTTGATGTGCACCTGAAAAATGCAGTGTCTTTCAAAG TTAtcccaccaagtttgggaaactTTCCAATCGTGGGGCAAATCCTCAATAAACAAGAGGCCAACTATCATTGGCTAGAAGACGGTGCTGTTTTTGAAGGCCTAGCATCACCGGAGACGGAGACGGAGAGACGAGAGCCATCACAGCCCGCTGGTCAGATTACAGACACG GTACCATGGCCAGTATGGCTCATCAAACAGGAGGAAATGGCTGATGATGATCTGGAATCGGAAG GTTACGGCGAGTGGATTCCAGAGACTCACAAGGCCAACCAGAATATCAGGGGAGAAAGTGATGAGGACGAGAGAAGTCCGGCCTCTGGGGGATCCAAAGAACTTGGACTCGACGACTTCAAGAGAGAACAGAGTCCGTTGCTGGTGTCAGCTGAGGATACTGCGACACCCATGAAGACAAAGTATGAAACACGCATGTTAAAACGCACTGGGAAGCCACGTTTTCGCTGCGATATCTGCGGTGAGAAATTCCAGCGTCAGAGCGGCTTGACCAGGCACCAGCGGCACAAACACAACACCGTGAAAACCTACAGTTGCACTGTGTGTGGGAAAGGGTTCACCTACATCAAATCCCTCAACACGCATGAGCTCATGCACTCTGACCTCTCTATCCGTTCAACTATAACTCTGGATGAAGCCAAGGCAAGGAAAAGAGGTCTGACTGATGAACCCACAGACAGAAATGCAGCAGGAGAT ATGATCAGTGCCATCCTTCACTCAAAGCCAGGTGGAGAAAAGGTATTCCGGGAGTATAGGAACACCAAAGGTCTTACAGATAGCACACGGAGACTGATGGTGAACATTATTGTGGCCGACATGATGGAAAATCATGG TAGGATCCCCCCATCAAGTGTCCGCACCAACTACGCCCTGGGGATTGTGACTTTATTCCCCTACTTGAATGATCCAGATTCAGAGCATGGTTAT gaacaatattacgaCGCAGCTAGTGGTTCAGGTTATCTGACCTGGAGAATAAAGACAGTGGGGCGCAACAAATCATGTAAGATCAAGAGGAGAACCAAGTCCACCTACCAAAATGGTCCCAAGGCTCAACCCAGTTCCCCTTCAGCTGTTGAGGAACTGTTAGGTGATGAATGCAAAGACACAGCTAAGTTCCTCCTGCACG ACGAGCAAGTGTCCATGTCTGAGGTCTCTATCTGCTCAGTTGGGTCTGATTCCTCTGGATCAGCTTTAACTCTGGAGAAAACGAAGGCAAGAAAAAGACGTCTGACTGATGAACCTACAGACAGAAATGCAGCCAGAGAT ATGATCAGTGCCATCCTTCACTCAAAGCCAGGTGGCGAAAAGGTATTCCGGGAGTATAGGAAAACCAAAGGTCTTACGGATAGCACACGGAGGCTGATGGTCAACATTATTGTGGCCGACATGATGGAAAGTCATGG GAGGATCCCCCCATCAAGTGTCCGCACCAACTACGCCCTGGGGATTGTGACTTTATTCCCCTACTTGAATGATCCAGATTCAGAGCATGGTTAT GAAAAATATTACGATGCAGCTAGTGGGTCTGGTTACCTGACCTGGAGAATAAAGACAGTGGGGCGCAACACGTCATGTAAGACCAAGAAGAGAACCAAGCCCACCTATCAAAATGGTCCCATGGCTCAGCGAAGTTGCCCTTCAGCTGTTGAGCAACTGTCGGGGGATGAATGCAGAGAGGCGATATCTGTGCTTCAGCATACAACAACTAATGAGTCACTGGTTCGAGAGAAGATGATGGCGACGTTCCAATACAGGCAGGAGGTGGTTCATGATCCGGAGAAGTCCTCAACTGTCCTAGATGTCTTCCCCAGATTCCTTGACACTACAGGCTTG ATCAACCAAGATTTCACCAGACTTTTCGGAGAGGTGGTGTCTGGGACATTTATGGCGAAGTGGCCAACATTTTTCAAACCCAGGGTCATCGCAGATTGCAAAACCCTTCCCTTCAGCGAACCTGTGGAAGACCTCCTCTCATCTGCGCAGCAGGAATCCAATGATTATG GATGGGAGAGTGacttggcagccattttgttgcttctGCATCTCCTACCCCCGACCTCAAAGGGCCCGAAGACCGCAAAGATCCGTACCTCTCAAGCTGCTGACCATCTGGTTAGATTTATGAAG GTAGGGACAAGTATGGTGACCTTCCTTGAGACAGTTAGATATGAGCAGCAGCCCTTCCTCCTCTGTGTCGGTGAAAGGAAGAACAGCATTCAGAAGTTTTACATCGTCGTTGACCAGAAGACCATCCCATGCAAGGCCAAAACATCAGTGGCAGCTTTTGATGAGCTCTTTAAGGCACACTATGTCTTCAGTGTGTCCTACCATGAAGCGTTGTGTAACTTCTACACATTCATCCAGACCACTGTGTACGGTATCGACGTGGGGAAGGCAAAGGAGTCCTCAAGAGTCAAGGAGATTAGAGTAAGGCTGCTTAACAAAGACCAGGGGAGTGGTGCCGCCGCAGCGCAAGGGAGCGGCGCTCCCACCCTTTTTTCAATTTGA
- the LOC115191671 gene encoding uncharacterized protein LOC115191671 isoform X3, with protein MDNEKEIGTGMDNEKEIGTGMDNEETVQALNPCRSSDRIQMAGLRKTTVEEQQDEEEASGADTEDDPTGHDDYTPLLPMSSQRPSQPVKPKTTSSLVKLTEDEVHHSIVPVNSLLSLTRCTTCCKLFHCPLCLSFKPTKRSRLQRHVDVHLKNAVSFKVIPPSLGNFPIVGQILNKQEANYHWLEDGAVFEGLASPETETERREPSQPAGQITDTVPWPVWLIKQEEMADDDLESEGYGEWIPETHKANQNIRGESDEDERSPASGGSKELGLDDFKREQSPLLVSAEDTATPMKTKYETRMLKRTGKPRFRCDICGEKFQRQSGLTRHQRHKHNTVKTYSCTVCGKGFTYIKSLNTHELMHSDLSIRSTITLDEAKARKRGLTDEPTDRNAAGDMISAILHSKPGGEKVFREYRNTKGLTDSTRRLMVNIIVADMMENHGRIPPSSVRTNYALGIVTLFPYLNDPDSEHGYEQYYDAASGSGYLTWRIKTVGRNKSCKIKRRTKSTYQNGPKAQPSSPSAVEELLDEQVSMSEVSICSVGSDSSGSALTLEKTKARKRRLTDEPTDRNAARDMISAILHSKPGGEKVFREYRKTKGLTDSTRRLMVNIIVADMMESHGRIPPSSVRTNYALGIVTLFPYLNDPDSEHGYEKYYDAASGSGYLTWRIKTVGRNTSCKTKKRTKPTYQNGPMAQRSCPSAVEQLSGDECREAISVLQHTTTNESLVREKMMATFQYRQEVVHDPEKSSTVLDVFPRFLDTTGLINQDFTRLFGEVVSGTFMAKWPTFFKPRVIADCKTLPFSEPVEDLLSSAQQESNDYGWESDLAAILLLLHLLPPTSKGPKTAKIRTSQAADHLVRFMKVGTSMVTFLETVRYEQQPFLLCVGERKNSIQKFYIVVDQKTIPCKAKTSVAAFDELFKAHYVFSVSYHEALCNFYTFIQTTVYGIDVGKAKESSRVKEIRVRLLNKDQGSGAAAAQGSGAPTLFSI; from the exons atggataatgagaaggagattggcacagggatggataatgagaaggagattggcacagggatggataatgaggaGACTGTGCAAGCATTGAACCCTTGCCGTTCTTCTGATCGTATACAAATGGCAG GTTTGAGAAAGACCACTGTTGAGGAACAGCAGGATGAAGAAGAGGCCAGCGGTGCTGATACGGAAGATGATCCCACAGGTCATGATGATTACACTCCACTGTTACCGATGTCATCGCAAAGACCATCACAGCCTGTTAAACCAAAGACCACATCCTCTCTGGTTAAGCTTACGGAAGATGAG GTGCACCATTCGATTGTTCCTGTCAATTCTCTGCTATCACTCACAAGATGCACAACCTGCTGCAAATTGTTCCACTGTCCACTTTGTCTCAGCTTTAAACCAACCAAACGCTCAAGATTACAGCGCCATGTTGATGTGCACCTGAAAAATGCAGTGTCTTTCAAAG TTAtcccaccaagtttgggaaactTTCCAATCGTGGGGCAAATCCTCAATAAACAAGAGGCCAACTATCATTGGCTAGAAGACGGTGCTGTTTTTGAAGGCCTAGCATCACCGGAGACGGAGACGGAGAGACGAGAGCCATCACAGCCCGCTGGTCAGATTACAGACACG GTACCATGGCCAGTATGGCTCATCAAACAGGAGGAAATGGCTGATGATGATCTGGAATCGGAAG GTTACGGCGAGTGGATTCCAGAGACTCACAAGGCCAACCAGAATATCAGGGGAGAAAGTGATGAGGACGAGAGAAGTCCGGCCTCTGGGGGATCCAAAGAACTTGGACTCGACGACTTCAAGAGAGAACAGAGTCCGTTGCTGGTGTCAGCTGAGGATACTGCGACACCCATGAAGACAAAGTATGAAACACGCATGTTAAAACGCACTGGGAAGCCACGTTTTCGCTGCGATATCTGCGGTGAGAAATTCCAGCGTCAGAGCGGCTTGACCAGGCACCAGCGGCACAAACACAACACCGTGAAAACCTACAGTTGCACTGTGTGTGGGAAAGGGTTCACCTACATCAAATCCCTCAACACGCATGAGCTCATGCACTCTGACCTCTCTATCCGTTCAACTATAACTCTGGATGAAGCCAAGGCAAGGAAAAGAGGTCTGACTGATGAACCCACAGACAGAAATGCAGCAGGAGAT ATGATCAGTGCCATCCTTCACTCAAAGCCAGGTGGAGAAAAGGTATTCCGGGAGTATAGGAACACCAAAGGTCTTACAGATAGCACACGGAGACTGATGGTGAACATTATTGTGGCCGACATGATGGAAAATCATGG TAGGATCCCCCCATCAAGTGTCCGCACCAACTACGCCCTGGGGATTGTGACTTTATTCCCCTACTTGAATGATCCAGATTCAGAGCATGGTTAT gaacaatattacgaCGCAGCTAGTGGTTCAGGTTATCTGACCTGGAGAATAAAGACAGTGGGGCGCAACAAATCATGTAAGATCAAGAGGAGAACCAAGTCCACCTACCAAAATGGTCCCAAGGCTCAACCCAGTTCCCCTTCAGCTGTTGAGGAACTGTTAG ACGAGCAAGTGTCCATGTCTGAGGTCTCTATCTGCTCAGTTGGGTCTGATTCCTCTGGATCAGCTTTAACTCTGGAGAAAACGAAGGCAAGAAAAAGACGTCTGACTGATGAACCTACAGACAGAAATGCAGCCAGAGAT ATGATCAGTGCCATCCTTCACTCAAAGCCAGGTGGCGAAAAGGTATTCCGGGAGTATAGGAAAACCAAAGGTCTTACGGATAGCACACGGAGGCTGATGGTCAACATTATTGTGGCCGACATGATGGAAAGTCATGG GAGGATCCCCCCATCAAGTGTCCGCACCAACTACGCCCTGGGGATTGTGACTTTATTCCCCTACTTGAATGATCCAGATTCAGAGCATGGTTAT GAAAAATATTACGATGCAGCTAGTGGGTCTGGTTACCTGACCTGGAGAATAAAGACAGTGGGGCGCAACACGTCATGTAAGACCAAGAAGAGAACCAAGCCCACCTATCAAAATGGTCCCATGGCTCAGCGAAGTTGCCCTTCAGCTGTTGAGCAACTGTCGGGGGATGAATGCAGAGAGGCGATATCTGTGCTTCAGCATACAACAACTAATGAGTCACTGGTTCGAGAGAAGATGATGGCGACGTTCCAATACAGGCAGGAGGTGGTTCATGATCCGGAGAAGTCCTCAACTGTCCTAGATGTCTTCCCCAGATTCCTTGACACTACAGGCTTG ATCAACCAAGATTTCACCAGACTTTTCGGAGAGGTGGTGTCTGGGACATTTATGGCGAAGTGGCCAACATTTTTCAAACCCAGGGTCATCGCAGATTGCAAAACCCTTCCCTTCAGCGAACCTGTGGAAGACCTCCTCTCATCTGCGCAGCAGGAATCCAATGATTATG GATGGGAGAGTGacttggcagccattttgttgcttctGCATCTCCTACCCCCGACCTCAAAGGGCCCGAAGACCGCAAAGATCCGTACCTCTCAAGCTGCTGACCATCTGGTTAGATTTATGAAG GTAGGGACAAGTATGGTGACCTTCCTTGAGACAGTTAGATATGAGCAGCAGCCCTTCCTCCTCTGTGTCGGTGAAAGGAAGAACAGCATTCAGAAGTTTTACATCGTCGTTGACCAGAAGACCATCCCATGCAAGGCCAAAACATCAGTGGCAGCTTTTGATGAGCTCTTTAAGGCACACTATGTCTTCAGTGTGTCCTACCATGAAGCGTTGTGTAACTTCTACACATTCATCCAGACCACTGTGTACGGTATCGACGTGGGGAAGGCAAAGGAGTCCTCAAGAGTCAAGGAGATTAGAGTAAGGCTGCTTAACAAAGACCAGGGGAGTGGTGCCGCCGCAGCGCAAGGGAGCGGCGCTCCCACCCTTTTTTCAATTTGA